One genomic segment of Synechocystis sp. LKSZ1 includes these proteins:
- a CDS encoding adenylate/guanylate cyclase domain-containing protein gives MMPFLVQDPDQPVPTLHSLPLGCNTIGREIDNSIVIADISLSRHHAELHFDGSQAILKDLHSLNHTFVNDQQIQAQVLADGDRIRFGRVPCQFWLNLPEALAASTPTTQNWSIVSRLSPGTAPPVLQSLLKDSPETTSSTILRLPTQNAEQRAVQKLQILLEVSHELSVPQPLGQLLEKILDLLFQIMAVDRAVILLRHPQHQTLEAAALKFRPSLKEEAHFYSKTIVQLVEAQGDAVISTDVPHDGRFQSSQSILQQAIQASMCVPLKPRAEVMGVLYVDNLSLRDVYTQEDLAFLTSLANQAAIAIDNTRLYEQIQSEAVLRSKLERFFPPSVRQKLQEREENLWEIASTEVTILFADISNYTVLSSQRSPQEIIRLLNEYFAVMVEEIIFPHEGTLEKYVGDALLACWGAPYPQADDAERALRAAIAMQQAVQKLNQRWRIDYDLEIAIHIGLNTGTVAAGNIGSRQLIQYAVIGDTTNVSSRICSAAQAHEILISESTARKLPPVLLPLEALPPTLVKGKADPLQLYRVPWQSLGGQAV, from the coding sequence ATGATGCCATTTTTAGTCCAAGATCCCGACCAGCCTGTCCCGACTCTCCACTCCCTTCCCTTGGGTTGCAATACCATTGGACGCGAAATTGACAATAGCATTGTCATCGCGGATATCAGCCTCTCGCGTCACCATGCGGAACTCCATTTTGATGGCTCCCAGGCTATCTTAAAAGACCTCCATAGTCTGAATCACACCTTCGTTAATGACCAGCAGATTCAGGCTCAGGTGCTAGCTGACGGTGATCGTATCCGCTTCGGCCGGGTTCCGTGCCAATTTTGGCTAAATTTACCGGAAGCACTAGCTGCTTCAACTCCCACGACTCAAAACTGGTCGATTGTCAGTCGTCTGTCTCCTGGTACTGCTCCTCCAGTACTTCAGTCCCTCCTGAAGGACTCGCCCGAGACCACGTCAAGTACCATTCTTCGGTTACCAACCCAGAATGCGGAGCAACGAGCTGTCCAAAAACTGCAAATCCTCTTGGAAGTCAGCCACGAACTTTCGGTTCCCCAACCCCTGGGCCAACTGCTAGAGAAAATTCTAGACCTCCTGTTTCAAATTATGGCGGTGGATCGAGCTGTAATCCTCCTCCGTCATCCCCAGCATCAGACCCTAGAGGCCGCGGCCCTGAAATTTCGTCCTAGCCTAAAGGAAGAGGCCCACTTCTACAGCAAAACCATTGTGCAACTAGTGGAGGCTCAGGGAGATGCTGTTATTAGCACAGATGTGCCTCATGATGGACGTTTTCAATCCTCCCAGTCTATTTTGCAACAGGCCATCCAGGCCTCGATGTGTGTCCCCCTCAAGCCTCGGGCTGAGGTGATGGGGGTGCTGTACGTTGACAACCTCTCCCTCCGGGATGTCTACACCCAAGAGGACTTGGCCTTTTTAACTAGTTTGGCGAATCAAGCAGCCATTGCCATTGACAATACTCGACTCTACGAGCAAATCCAGTCCGAGGCCGTCCTCCGTAGTAAATTAGAGCGCTTTTTCCCCCCCTCTGTCCGTCAGAAATTACAGGAACGGGAAGAAAATTTATGGGAAATAGCCAGTACAGAAGTAACTATTCTTTTTGCAGATATTAGTAATTATACGGTACTCTCTTCCCAGCGGTCTCCCCAGGAAATTATCCGACTATTGAATGAGTACTTTGCGGTGATGGTAGAAGAAATTATTTTTCCCCACGAAGGTACTCTAGAAAAGTATGTTGGTGATGCTCTACTGGCCTGTTGGGGAGCGCCTTATCCCCAGGCAGATGATGCGGAGCGGGCCCTGCGAGCGGCCATTGCCATGCAACAGGCGGTGCAAAAACTCAACCAACGCTGGCGCATTGACTACGACCTCGAAATTGCTATCCACATTGGTCTCAATACCGGAACCGTAGCAGCCGGCAATATTGGCTCTCGACAACTGATCCAGTATGCTGTCATTGGTGATACCACCAATGTTAGTAGTCGGATCTGTAGTGCGGCCCAGGCCCATGAAATTCTGATCTCGGAGAGTACGGCGCGTAAACTGCCACCAGTTCTTTTGCCCCTAGAAGCCCTCCCCCCCACGCTGGTCAAGGGCAAAGCCGATCCCCTGCAACTGTATCGTGTTCCTTGGCAGAGCCTTGGAGGTCAAGCCGTTTGA
- a CDS encoding class I SAM-dependent methyltransferase yields MTKLSTGFDPSLQHYLQSLGGRESPWLQQLRTETAALPGAPMQIAPEQAQFLTLLISLLSVERILEIGTFRGYSSLAMALALPPQGQIVTCDISEADATLARHYWHQAGVADKITLHLAPALETLARLEQDPDVQPFDLIFIDADKRHYDDYYEYALRLARPGGLVVIDNVLWYGKVADSAIQDPTTVALRQLNQKIATDARVAMSLVPLGDGLLLAWKRPLATNLD; encoded by the coding sequence ATGACGAAATTAAGTACAGGCTTTGATCCCAGCCTACAGCATTATCTCCAGTCCCTTGGGGGGCGCGAATCCCCCTGGCTCCAGCAATTGCGGACAGAAACCGCCGCCCTCCCTGGGGCCCCAATGCAGATTGCCCCGGAACAGGCCCAGTTTTTGACCCTGTTGATCTCATTGCTATCGGTGGAACGCATCCTGGAGATTGGCACCTTTCGTGGCTACAGTAGTCTGGCCATGGCGTTGGCCCTGCCGCCCCAGGGCCAGATCGTGACCTGTGACATCAGCGAAGCGGATGCGACCCTTGCCCGCCACTATTGGCACCAGGCCGGAGTGGCCGACAAAATTACGCTGCACTTGGCCCCAGCCCTAGAAACCCTGGCGCGTTTAGAGCAAGATCCCGATGTCCAGCCCTTTGACTTGATTTTTATTGATGCGGATAAGCGCCATTACGATGACTACTATGAATATGCTTTACGGTTGGCCCGGCCGGGGGGCCTGGTGGTGATCGACAATGTTCTGTGGTACGGGAAAGTTGCCGACTCGGCAATTCAAGACCCAACCACCGTGGCCCTGCGCCAGTTAAATCAAAAGATTGCAACGGATGCACGGGTGGCCATGAGTCTAGTCCCCCTAGGCGATGGTTTGCTCTTGGCCTGGAAGCGACCACTAGCCACAAATCTAGATTAA
- a CDS encoding CoB--CoM heterodisulfide reductase iron-sulfur subunit B family protein, whose translation MAKTLQYAYFPGCVAQGACRELYQSTAALSEALGIELIELKQAVCCGSGTFKESSQLLEDTVNARNIALAEALQLPLLTHCSTCQGVIGHVDERLKQAQHQEPSYLAEVNHYLEQEKCTPYQGTTRVTHLLWALIEDYGLAALAEKVTKRLTGLNCAAFYGCYLLRAQDHLPEDNPLNPQSLENLFQILGANPIYYAGRTQCCGWPISSYATPQSFQLAGRHLIDAMAAGADCLVTPCPLCHLQLDSRQPEISQVLGQNLQLPVLHLPQLVALALGIEPEALGLDRHIVSVAPVLAKLGC comes from the coding sequence ATGGCCAAAACCCTCCAGTATGCTTACTTCCCGGGCTGTGTGGCCCAAGGAGCCTGCCGCGAACTCTATCAATCCACCGCCGCCTTGAGTGAGGCCCTGGGAATCGAATTAATTGAACTGAAACAAGCGGTCTGTTGTGGCTCCGGGACATTTAAGGAAAGCTCCCAACTGCTCGAAGATACCGTCAATGCTCGCAATATTGCCCTGGCGGAGGCCCTCCAGCTTCCCCTGTTAACCCATTGCAGTACCTGTCAAGGAGTAATTGGCCATGTGGATGAACGCCTGAAACAGGCCCAGCACCAGGAGCCGAGTTACCTAGCGGAAGTCAATCACTATCTAGAGCAGGAAAAATGCACTCCTTACCAGGGAACCACCCGAGTGACCCATCTGCTCTGGGCCTTGATCGAGGATTATGGTTTGGCGGCCCTGGCGGAAAAAGTGACCAAACGGCTAACCGGCCTCAACTGTGCCGCGTTCTATGGCTGCTACCTCCTGCGGGCCCAGGATCACCTGCCGGAGGACAATCCCTTGAATCCTCAGAGCTTGGAAAACCTTTTTCAGATTTTGGGCGCTAATCCTATCTATTATGCTGGCCGAACCCAGTGTTGTGGTTGGCCCATTTCCAGCTATGCCACGCCCCAATCCTTCCAGCTAGCCGGCCGTCATCTCATTGATGCGATGGCCGCCGGGGCGGATTGTCTGGTCACCCCCTGTCCCCTCTGTCATCTACAGTTAGACTCCCGCCAGCCGGAAATTAGCCAAGTGTTGGGTCAAAACCTCCAGTTACCCGTTTTACATCTACCTCAATTAGTGGCCTTGGCCCTGGGCATTGAGCCCGAGGCTCTGGGTCTAGACCGCCATATTGTCAGCGTTGCACCAGTTTTGGCGAAACTAGGATGTTAA
- a CDS encoding DUF72 domain-containing protein — protein MTLYLGCAVWAYDGWIGNFYPPQAPKSTLLQLYSQRLTALEGNTTFYAVPSPATVQRWQRETPPDFRFCLKFPQTISHQGLLCPHITEAQQFLERLHPLGQKLGMVFLQLPPTYGPGNLEDLHQFLAVLADFPVPLAVEVRHRDWWSAPLWEQWHTQRQNLGVSQVILDTRPIYNCPDDPQQHSQRRKPNVPVVLPAVTPERPLLVRFISHPQPQWNQPYLQQWQTYLERALALGQTVYFFVHCPQEQYSPFTARAFYHQLQQKGLALPSLPWDQLPQEPQQLSLF, from the coding sequence ATGACACTCTACCTCGGCTGTGCGGTCTGGGCCTACGATGGCTGGATTGGCAATTTTTATCCCCCCCAGGCCCCTAAATCGACCCTTCTCCAACTCTACAGCCAGCGGCTAACGGCCCTCGAGGGCAATACGACCTTTTACGCGGTGCCCTCCCCGGCCACTGTCCAGCGTTGGCAGAGGGAAACCCCCCCAGATTTTAGGTTTTGTTTGAAGTTTCCCCAGACCATTAGTCATCAAGGTTTACTCTGCCCCCACATCACTGAAGCCCAACAGTTTCTCGAACGCCTTCACCCCCTCGGCCAAAAGCTCGGCATGGTTTTTCTCCAACTGCCCCCGACCTATGGCCCTGGCAACCTAGAGGATCTACATCAATTTTTAGCGGTCTTGGCGGATTTCCCTGTTCCTCTAGCTGTTGAAGTGCGCCATCGTGATTGGTGGTCTGCCCCGTTATGGGAGCAATGGCACACTCAGCGACAAAACTTAGGGGTGAGTCAAGTTATTTTGGATACCCGGCCGATCTACAACTGTCCTGATGATCCCCAACAGCACAGTCAACGGCGTAAGCCTAATGTACCGGTCGTCTTACCTGCCGTTACGCCAGAGCGTCCCCTCCTTGTTCGTTTTATTAGTCATCCCCAACCGCAATGGAATCAGCCTTACCTCCAGCAATGGCAGACCTATTTGGAACGGGCCCTGGCCCTGGGACAAACTGTTTACTTTTTTGTCCACTGTCCCCAAGAGCAGTATTCCCCCTTTACGGCCCGGGCTTTTTATCACCAACTGCAACAAAAGGGCCTGGCCCTGCCGTCTTTACCCTGGGATCAACTTCCCCAAGAACCCCAACAATTGAGCCTATTTTAG
- a CDS encoding serine/threonine-protein kinase: MSLCINPGCTSPNNSNTLLFCQGCGSELLIDGRYRTTRQLGGGGFSRTYEVVSCGPETSGLENRVKVLKVLTQNVPKYVELFEREAQVLAQLNHPGIPRVDLEDFFIYRPQGSGEVMHCLVMEKIEGLNLLEYISRRGKAIEQKRALQWLIQLAKILQEVHKHQFFHRDIKPSNVMLRANGQLALIDFGAVRRVTDTFVSKQAEGKVTGVVSAGYTPPEQVYGKAIPQSDFFALGRTFVFLLTAQEPSEFYDSVQDCLHWRGAAPEVSPPLADFLDRLMARLPHERPRNATEVLQTLTTLYRSFYPSTRSESPEARPSSVESSPSPRAEPTQPLASVPASNTLPSLPPLPTPAPSSLANIPPTPAHTEAILPPTTLPSLPPAEFIARCQETLAEFIGPMAAIVCQRVMSQNVQLSGPALVELLAQKIPNPEHRQAFKQRLL; the protein is encoded by the coding sequence ATGAGTCTTTGCATCAACCCCGGTTGTACTAGTCCAAATAACAGTAATACGCTTTTATTTTGCCAAGGTTGTGGCTCTGAATTATTAATTGATGGGCGCTATCGTACCACTCGTCAACTGGGAGGCGGGGGATTTAGTCGCACCTACGAAGTGGTGAGCTGTGGGCCAGAAACCAGTGGGCTGGAAAATCGGGTCAAAGTCCTCAAGGTCTTAACTCAGAATGTGCCCAAGTATGTTGAACTCTTTGAGCGCGAGGCCCAGGTGTTGGCCCAACTCAATCATCCGGGGATTCCTCGGGTGGACTTGGAGGATTTTTTTATCTATCGGCCGCAAGGTTCTGGCGAGGTGATGCACTGTTTGGTGATGGAGAAAATTGAAGGTCTGAACTTGTTGGAATATATCAGTCGGCGCGGCAAAGCCATTGAACAGAAGCGAGCCCTCCAGTGGCTGATCCAGTTGGCTAAAATTTTGCAAGAAGTCCATAAACATCAATTTTTCCACCGAGACATTAAGCCATCGAATGTCATGCTCCGGGCCAATGGCCAACTAGCCTTGATCGATTTTGGGGCCGTCCGACGGGTAACAGATACTTTTGTCTCTAAACAGGCCGAGGGCAAAGTGACGGGAGTGGTATCTGCCGGCTATACGCCACCAGAGCAGGTATACGGCAAGGCCATTCCCCAATCGGATTTTTTTGCCCTAGGTCGTACCTTTGTCTTTTTATTAACGGCCCAGGAACCGAGTGAATTCTATGATTCTGTCCAGGACTGCCTTCATTGGCGGGGAGCCGCCCCCGAAGTTTCGCCCCCATTAGCGGATTTCCTTGATCGCCTCATGGCCCGCTTACCCCATGAGCGGCCTAGAAATGCCACGGAGGTCCTACAGACCCTAACAACCCTCTACCGCTCTTTCTATCCCAGTACCCGCAGTGAATCCCCCGAAGCCAGGCCTTCTTCCGTAGAATCCTCTCCTTCCCCCCGAGCGGAACCCACTCAGCCCCTAGCATCAGTCCCTGCGTCAAACACGTTGCCTTCCCTACCCCCCTTACCGACCCCCGCTCCCTCTTCTCTGGCCAACATCCCCCCGACTCCGGCTCATACCGAAGCCATTTTGCCGCCGACAACGCTTCCCAGTTTGCCCCCAGCGGAATTCATTGCTCGCTGCCAGGAGACCCTAGCGGAATTTATTGGCCCGATGGCGGCCATTGTTTGTCAACGGGTTATGAGCCAAAATGTCCAACTGTCAGGGCCTGCCTTAGTGGAGCTATTGGCCCAAAAAATTCCCAACCCTGAGCATCGTCAGGCTTTTAAACAACGGTTGCTCTAA